From one Deinococcus detaillensis genomic stretch:
- a CDS encoding DnaJ C-terminal domain-containing protein encodes MAYKDYYDVLGVQRSSSEGEIKSAYRKLAKQYHPDKNAGDHKASERFKEIGEAYAVLSDAEKRKLYDQYGHSGQVPPGAWGGAGAGGGSGFSSADYGGVDASQFSDFFQGLFGQQGQPGRGGFRGGGAQVNLDDLMSGMGGGRRFVQNVEGELQVTLQEAYSGSDETIQVEGKRLTVRIPAGTRDGARLRLAGQGPGGGDVLLTIRVLEDIKFDLEGSDLSTSVDVPVDTAALGGSVRVPTMKGDVSLNIPAGTSGGRRMRLKGQGWPGKTGAGDLYVKLNLVLPAKLSDAEKQLYEQLKALRSGHTTQS; translated from the coding sequence ATGGCCTACAAAGACTATTACGATGTTCTCGGCGTACAGCGCAGCTCCTCTGAGGGCGAGATCAAAAGCGCTTATCGCAAGCTGGCCAAGCAGTACCACCCCGACAAAAACGCGGGCGACCACAAGGCCTCCGAGCGCTTCAAGGAAATTGGTGAGGCCTACGCGGTGCTCTCCGACGCCGAAAAACGCAAACTGTATGACCAGTACGGCCATTCCGGACAGGTGCCGCCAGGAGCTTGGGGCGGAGCGGGCGCGGGCGGCGGCAGCGGATTTTCCAGCGCCGATTACGGCGGGGTAGACGCTTCGCAGTTCAGCGACTTTTTTCAGGGCCTGTTCGGTCAACAAGGACAACCAGGACGCGGCGGCTTTCGCGGCGGCGGAGCGCAGGTCAACCTCGATGACTTGATGTCGGGCATGGGCGGCGGGCGCAGGTTCGTCCAGAACGTGGAGGGAGAACTGCAAGTCACTTTGCAAGAAGCCTACAGCGGCTCAGATGAAACCATTCAGGTGGAGGGCAAACGCCTCACCGTCCGGATTCCGGCCGGCACCCGCGACGGCGCTCGGCTCAGGCTGGCGGGTCAGGGGCCGGGGGGCGGCGACGTGCTACTGACCATCCGCGTGTTGGAAGACATCAAATTTGATTTGGAAGGCAGCGACTTGAGCACCAGCGTGGACGTGCCGGTAGACACGGCGGCGCTCGGCGGCAGCGTGCGGGTGCCGACCATGAAAGGCGACGTGAGCCTGAACATTCCGGCGGGCACCAGCGGCGGGCGGCGGATGCGGCTCAAGGGTCAAGGCTGGCCCGGCAAAACCGGCGCGGGCGACTTGTATGTCAAGCTCAATTTGGTTTTGCCCGCCAAGCTGAGCGACGCCGAAAAACAGCTTTATGAGCAGTTGAAGGCGCTGCGGAGCGGCCATACCACACAAAGCTGA
- a CDS encoding nucleotide exchange factor GrpE — protein sequence MTNKPDHTENLKFEPEAKTGEQTLEAVGAQPVDTELLDEDADMEGLEGMDGMPDLDENMFAQVQEMMAKMEKVDELEKENADLRGRLGRLAADFESHRRRTQDDVSGAQDQGKAKAAEAMMPIYDALERALSMGTEDPAKLIPGMQAVQTSVLRVFSGLGLEATGSVGEHFDPQWHEALQVVPGAEDDTIIQVYELGFKMGDKLVRPARVVVSKKQ from the coding sequence ATGACCAACAAACCAGACCACACCGAAAATTTGAAATTTGAACCCGAAGCCAAAACCGGCGAGCAGACTTTGGAAGCCGTCGGCGCTCAACCCGTCGACACCGAACTGCTGGACGAAGACGCCGATATGGAAGGCTTAGAAGGCATGGACGGAATGCCTGACCTCGACGAAAATATGTTCGCCCAGGTGCAGGAAATGATGGCGAAGATGGAAAAGGTAGACGAGCTGGAAAAAGAGAATGCCGATCTGAGGGGCCGTTTGGGCCGCCTCGCTGCCGACTTTGAAAGCCACCGCCGCCGCACCCAAGACGATGTCAGCGGCGCACAAGATCAGGGCAAAGCCAAAGCCGCCGAGGCCATGATGCCAATTTACGACGCCCTAGAGCGTGCCCTGAGCATGGGCACAGAAGACCCCGCCAAACTGATTCCCGGCATGCAAGCAGTTCAGACCAGCGTGCTGCGCGTCTTTTCAGGCCTGGGCCTGGAAGCCACCGGCAGCGTCGGTGAGCACTTTGACCCGCAGTGGCACGAAGCGCTGCAAGTGGTGCCCGGCGCTGAGGACGACACCATTATCCAAGTCTACGAACTCGGCTTTAAGATGGGCGACAAATTGGTGCGGCCCGCGCGGGTTGTCGTTTCTAAGAAGCAGTAA
- the dnaK gene encoding molecular chaperone DnaK codes for MPKAVGIDLGTTNSVIAVMEGGRPEVIVNAEGGRTTPSVVAYKGDERLVGQIARRQAALNPKATIFEVKRFIGRRWDEIGAEAERSPFTVKEGPGGSVRVEVGTQDLAPEQVSAEVLRKLVNDASAKLGEKIKDVVITVPAYFDNSQREATRQAGEIAGLNVLRVINEPTAAALAYGLERKGNETVLVFDLGGGTFDVTILELGDGVFEVKSTSGDTHLGGADFDQRIVNWLADEFKKEHNFDLRKDPQALQRLIETAEKAKIELSNASETSISLPFITFDPETRTPLHLERTLSRAKFEELTGDLLKRVRKPVEQAMSDAKLDASKIDEIILVGGSTRIPAVKRIVKELTGKEPNESVNPDEAVALGAAVQAGIILGDSSLGDIVLVDVTPLTMGVEVKGGMIAPMITRNTPVPAKRTEIYTTADNNQPGVEINVLQGERPMANDNKSLGRFKLEGIPPMRAGQPQVEVTFDIDANGILNVTAKEKTSGKESSIRIENTTTLDKGDVDRMVREAEQNASTDKQRREKVEKRNSLDSLRVQALQQIEENESADQGAKDKLKAAADAAEEAVRLDDDSKIADAQKVLEEELRTFMTANQNQPKNDGQDGPQGGAGAQGGVNMNKDDDVIDADFKPAE; via the coding sequence ATGCCAAAAGCAGTCGGAATCGATTTAGGAACCACCAACAGCGTCATCGCCGTGATGGAAGGCGGACGCCCCGAAGTGATCGTCAACGCCGAGGGCGGACGCACCACACCCTCCGTGGTTGCGTACAAAGGCGACGAGCGTTTGGTCGGCCAGATTGCCCGCCGCCAAGCCGCGCTCAATCCCAAAGCCACCATCTTTGAAGTCAAGCGCTTCATCGGACGCCGCTGGGACGAGATCGGCGCGGAAGCCGAGCGCAGCCCCTTTACCGTCAAAGAAGGCCCCGGCGGCAGCGTGCGCGTCGAAGTCGGCACCCAAGACCTCGCGCCCGAGCAGGTCAGCGCCGAAGTGCTGCGCAAACTGGTCAACGACGCCTCGGCCAAGCTCGGCGAGAAGATCAAAGACGTGGTCATCACCGTGCCCGCTTACTTCGACAACTCGCAGCGCGAAGCCACCCGTCAGGCCGGTGAAATCGCGGGCCTCAACGTGCTGCGCGTCATCAACGAGCCGACTGCCGCCGCACTGGCTTACGGCTTGGAGCGTAAGGGCAACGAAACGGTCTTGGTCTTCGACCTCGGCGGCGGCACCTTCGACGTAACGATCCTCGAACTCGGCGACGGCGTCTTTGAAGTCAAATCGACTTCCGGCGACACCCACCTCGGCGGCGCGGATTTCGATCAGCGCATTGTGAATTGGCTGGCCGACGAATTCAAAAAAGAGCACAACTTCGACCTCCGCAAAGACCCACAGGCCCTCCAGCGCCTCATCGAAACCGCCGAAAAAGCCAAGATCGAACTCAGCAACGCTTCGGAAACCAGCATCAGCTTGCCGTTCATCACCTTTGATCCCGAGACCCGCACCCCGCTGCACCTCGAGCGCACCCTCAGCCGCGCCAAGTTCGAAGAACTGACCGGCGATCTGCTCAAGCGCGTCCGCAAGCCCGTCGAACAAGCGATGAGCGACGCCAAGCTCGACGCTTCCAAGATCGACGAGATCATTTTGGTCGGTGGCTCGACCCGCATTCCCGCCGTGAAGCGCATCGTCAAAGAACTGACTGGCAAAGAACCCAACGAATCGGTCAACCCCGATGAAGCCGTCGCGCTCGGCGCTGCCGTGCAGGCCGGTATTATTTTGGGCGATTCCAGCTTGGGCGACATCGTGCTGGTCGACGTGACCCCGCTGACGATGGGCGTGGAAGTCAAGGGCGGCATGATCGCGCCGATGATCACCCGCAACACCCCGGTTCCGGCTAAGCGTACCGAGATCTACACCACCGCCGACAACAACCAGCCCGGCGTAGAAATCAACGTGCTTCAGGGCGAGCGCCCGATGGCTAACGACAACAAATCTCTGGGCCGCTTCAAACTCGAAGGCATTCCGCCGATGCGGGCCGGACAGCCGCAGGTAGAAGTCACCTTTGACATCGACGCCAACGGCATTTTGAACGTGACCGCCAAGGAAAAGACCAGCGGCAAGGAATCGAGCATCCGCATCGAGAACACCACCACGCTCGATAAGGGTGACGTGGACCGCATGGTGCGCGAGGCCGAGCAAAACGCCAGCACCGACAAGCAGCGCCGCGAGAAAGTCGAGAAGCGCAACAGCCTCGATTCGCTGCGGGTGCAGGCCCTCCAGCAGATCGAAGAAAACGAGAGCGCCGATCAGGGAGCCAAGGACAAGCTCAAGGCCGCTGCCGACGCTGCCGAGGAAGCCGTGCGCCTCGATGACGACAGCAAGATCGCCGACGCCCAGAAGGTGCTGGAAGAAGAACTGCGCACCTTCATGACCGCCAACCAGAATCAGCCCAAGAATGACGGCCAAGACGGGCCGCAGGGTGGAGCAGGAGCGCAGGGCGGCGTCAATATGAACAAAGACGACGACGTGATCGACGCGGACTTCAAGCCCGCCGAGTAA
- the ftsH gene encoding ATP-dependent zinc metalloprotease FtsH, with translation MKRVVWPLWLLGAALLLLAIISLTMPRDLQSPLSLDQFQEALSQGKVQSLNIQYQGNTAALEGVLKDGRKFESRSLSDDPLLSLDTLQKGGVNVTIAPVGGFNWIGTLSTLLTVALIGVLLFTLLRSRNQQGSDPANQFGKSKAHVIQEGQIKVGFGDVAGCDEAKADLTEVVDFLKHPEKYHALGARIPHGILLVGPPGSGKTLLARAVAGEAKVPYFSISGSDFVEMFVGVGAARVRDLFEQARKAAPCIVFIDEIDAVGRKRGSGMQGGNDEREQTLNQLLVEMDGFGSTHEIIILAATNRPDVLDAALLRPGRFDRQVVVDAPDVRGRETILKIHARKKPLEPNVDLGAVARRTPGMVGADLENLLNEAALGAARGQRGRITNKDIDEARDRVLMGPERRSMVIGEKDRRVTAYHEVGHALASQLLPHADRVHKLTVVPRGRALGAAMYTPEDRMHHTEASLLDRIAVALAGHAAEDVALGAVTTGAQSDFQQATNIARKMITEWGMSKLGNIALQQDGGYLGLPSERGLYSEETAERIDEELRRITGEQFTRVHALLSEHVHQMHRLVDALIVHETLSGEQFDTVLAGGTLEDPEVGAVTATELPAVGTLKPGGV, from the coding sequence ATGAAACGTGTGGTGTGGCCCCTCTGGCTGCTTGGCGCAGCGCTCCTCTTGTTGGCAATCATCAGCCTGACCATGCCGCGCGATCTCCAGTCGCCTTTGAGTCTCGATCAATTTCAAGAAGCCCTGAGTCAAGGCAAAGTGCAGTCGCTGAATATTCAGTATCAGGGCAACACCGCCGCGCTGGAGGGCGTCCTCAAAGACGGCCGGAAGTTTGAAAGCCGCTCGCTCAGCGACGATCCGCTGCTGAGTTTGGATACGCTGCAAAAGGGCGGCGTCAACGTCACCATCGCCCCAGTCGGTGGCTTCAACTGGATCGGCACGCTCAGCACCCTGCTGACCGTCGCTTTGATCGGCGTGCTGCTGTTTACCCTCCTCAGGAGCCGCAATCAGCAGGGCAGCGACCCGGCCAACCAGTTCGGCAAGTCCAAAGCCCACGTGATTCAAGAAGGCCAGATCAAAGTCGGTTTCGGCGACGTGGCGGGCTGCGACGAAGCCAAAGCCGACCTCACCGAAGTGGTGGATTTCCTCAAGCACCCCGAGAAGTACCATGCTCTGGGCGCACGCATTCCACACGGCATTTTGCTGGTCGGTCCTCCCGGCAGCGGCAAGACACTTTTAGCAAGGGCGGTGGCTGGAGAAGCCAAAGTTCCTTACTTCTCGATTAGCGGTTCAGATTTTGTGGAAATGTTTGTCGGTGTTGGCGCGGCTCGCGTGCGCGACCTCTTCGAGCAGGCCCGCAAAGCCGCGCCATGTATCGTCTTCATTGACGAGATCGACGCGGTGGGCCGCAAGCGCGGCTCCGGAATGCAGGGTGGCAACGATGAGCGCGAACAGACCCTCAACCAACTGCTGGTCGAGATGGACGGCTTCGGCAGCACCCACGAGATCATCATTCTGGCGGCGACCAACCGGCCCGACGTGCTGGACGCTGCCCTGCTCAGGCCCGGACGTTTTGACCGACAAGTCGTGGTGGACGCGCCCGACGTGAGAGGCCGCGAAACCATCCTCAAGATTCACGCCCGCAAAAAGCCGCTGGAACCCAACGTGGATCTCGGCGCGGTGGCCCGCCGCACCCCCGGCATGGTCGGAGCCGACCTCGAGAACCTGCTCAACGAAGCGGCGCTGGGCGCGGCCAGAGGACAGCGCGGCCGCATCACCAACAAAGACATTGACGAAGCGCGTGACCGGGTGCTGATGGGGCCGGAGCGGCGCAGCATGGTCATTGGCGAAAAAGACCGCCGCGTCACGGCCTACCACGAAGTCGGGCACGCGCTGGCTTCGCAACTGCTGCCGCACGCCGACCGCGTTCACAAACTGACCGTCGTGCCGCGTGGACGGGCGCTGGGCGCGGCCATGTACACTCCCGAAGACCGGATGCACCACACCGAGGCCTCACTCCTCGACCGGATCGCGGTGGCGCTGGCCGGACACGCCGCCGAGGACGTGGCGCTGGGAGCCGTGACCACTGGAGCGCAGAGCGATTTTCAGCAGGCCACCAACATCGCCCGCAAGATGATTACCGAGTGGGGCATGAGCAAGCTGGGCAATATCGCGCTCCAGCAAGACGGCGGCTACTTGGGGCTGCCCAGCGAACGCGGCCTTTACAGCGAAGAAACCGCCGAGCGCATCGATGAGGAACTGCGCCGCATCACCGGCGAGCAATTTACCCGTGTTCACGCCCTGCTCAGTGAGCATGTTCACCAGATGCACCGCTTAGTCGACGCCCTGATCGTGCATGAAACGCTCAGCGGCGAGCAGTTCGACACGGTGCTGGCCGGCGGCACCCTCGAAGACCCCGAGGTGGGCGCGGTTACGGCAACCGAATTGCCAGCGGTGGGCACGCTGAAGCCGGGCGGCGTTTAA
- a CDS encoding MFS transporter, protein MRAAQRLHALPFGVIGALLFLNVYAPQSLLPVLAREFGVSSAQVGTVIGSTTLAMALFAPFAGLIADALGRRRVTLGAFALLLLPSLLATQAHTLASLNLARFAQGLLIPLVMVAVSAYLAEEAPPARFARLLTAYVTGTIVGGFAGRLLSGVAEHAGNWHLAFWLLLLTNLLGVGVALLGMPKEKHFTPQRRPREAGRILVNHLRNPALLLTCAVGFLILFVLVSVFNTVTLRLAAPPYVLGSGPIGLIFAVYLLGAVVTPVTAPALSRRGPLWALRAAVLTSLAGLCLTLLTPLPLLIAGLAVAACGVFLAQAAALSAVQSSIRGGRSLANGLYNFTYYGGASVASVLAGAAYDWRGWNAVAALCMVAMLGAGWVGQWGWRNSAA, encoded by the coding sequence TTGAGGGCGGCTCAGCGCCTGCACGCTTTGCCGTTCGGCGTTATCGGAGCGCTGCTGTTTCTGAATGTTTATGCGCCGCAGAGCTTGCTGCCGGTGCTGGCACGTGAATTCGGGGTCAGCTCGGCGCAGGTCGGTACCGTCATCGGCAGCACGACGCTGGCAATGGCGCTGTTCGCACCGTTCGCGGGTCTGATCGCTGACGCGCTGGGACGGCGGCGGGTGACGCTGGGAGCCTTCGCGCTGCTGCTGCTGCCGAGTCTGCTGGCGACTCAGGCCCACACACTTGCGTCGCTCAATCTGGCCCGCTTCGCGCAGGGGTTGCTGATTCCACTGGTGATGGTGGCCGTCAGCGCTTACCTGGCCGAGGAAGCTCCGCCTGCCCGCTTTGCTCGGCTCCTGACCGCGTACGTGACCGGCACCATCGTGGGCGGCTTCGCGGGGCGGCTGCTCAGCGGCGTGGCCGAACACGCGGGCAACTGGCACTTGGCGTTCTGGCTGCTGCTGCTGACCAATCTGCTGGGCGTGGGCGTGGCGCTCTTGGGAATGCCCAAAGAGAAGCACTTCACCCCGCAGCGCCGCCCACGAGAAGCTGGGCGCATTCTGGTCAACCACCTGCGAAATCCGGCGCTCCTGCTGACCTGCGCGGTGGGATTCCTGATTTTGTTCGTTCTGGTGTCGGTGTTCAACACCGTGACTTTGCGGTTGGCCGCGCCGCCGTATGTGCTAGGCAGCGGCCCGATTGGGCTGATTTTCGCGGTGTACCTGCTGGGCGCAGTGGTGACGCCCGTGACCGCTCCGGCGCTCTCTCGGCGGGGGCCGCTGTGGGCGCTGCGGGCCGCCGTGCTGACCAGCTTGGCGGGCTTGTGCCTGACCCTGCTCACGCCGCTGCCGCTGCTGATCGCCGGCTTGGCGGTGGCGGCCTGCGGAGTCTTTCTGGCGCAGGCGGCGGCGCTCAGCGCGGTGCAGAGCAGCATTCGGGGCGGGCGCAGTCTGGCCAACGGCCTCTACAACTTCACTTACTACGGCGGCGCGTCTGTGGCCAGCGTGTTGGCGGGCGCGGCCTATGACTGGCGCGGCTGGAATGCGGTGGCGGCTCTGTGCATGGTCGCCATGCTGGGAGCCGGATGGGTGGGGCAGTGGGGCTGGCGCAACAGTGCGGCGTGA
- the lpdA gene encoding dihydrolipoyl dehydrogenase, with amino-acid sequence MTKAMDFDVLIIGAGPGGYHAAIRGAQLGLKVACVEKEYLGGVCLNVGCIPTKALLHAGDGLAASKHAAEFGLTFSSTQLDIGKLNKWKDGIVTKLTSGVGGLFKANKVTHLVGEAVFVDAHSIKVGDKTYTASNFIVATGSEPAKLPGLDVDQVSIVDSTGALVIPDPVPARMLCVGGGVIGFEFSHIYNNMGSKVKIIEFLPDVIPGADRGAVAAFRKAMEKQGIEVQTQTKANKAEKQPDGTLKVELEDVKTGEKRSEIYDRVLVSVGRRPRSAGLNLEGLGIAVERGFITVNSKMQTNVPHIYAIGDVAGNPMLAHKAMKEGLVAAEVIAGEPAEMDPVAIPGVVYTSPELAWVGLTEEEALAKGYKIKTGQFPFAASGRAMTLQSTDGFVKMITEEGTDLVLGVHIVGPHASDMLGEASLGLEMAATASDIALTIHAHPTLGESVLEAAEAVHKQAIHIVNR; translated from the coding sequence ATGACCAAAGCAATGGATTTTGATGTCCTCATCATCGGCGCTGGCCCCGGCGGGTATCACGCGGCAATTCGGGGAGCGCAGCTCGGCCTCAAAGTGGCCTGCGTCGAAAAAGAATACTTGGGCGGGGTGTGCCTCAACGTCGGCTGCATTCCCACCAAAGCGCTGCTGCACGCGGGCGACGGGCTAGCCGCCAGCAAGCACGCCGCCGAGTTCGGGCTGACCTTTTCCAGCACCCAGTTGGACATCGGCAAGCTCAATAAATGGAAAGACGGCATCGTCACCAAGCTGACCAGCGGGGTGGGCGGGCTGTTCAAGGCCAACAAAGTCACGCACCTTGTCGGCGAAGCGGTGTTCGTGGACGCCCACAGCATCAAGGTGGGCGACAAAACCTACACCGCCAGCAACTTCATCGTCGCCACCGGCTCGGAACCGGCCAAGTTGCCGGGGCTGGACGTCGATCAGGTCAGTATCGTGGACTCCACCGGGGCGCTCGTCATTCCTGACCCGGTTCCGGCGCGGATGCTGTGCGTCGGCGGCGGCGTCATCGGCTTTGAGTTCTCCCACATCTACAACAACATGGGCAGCAAAGTCAAAATCATCGAGTTTTTGCCGGACGTGATTCCGGGGGCCGACCGGGGCGCGGTGGCGGCGTTTCGCAAGGCCATGGAAAAGCAGGGCATCGAAGTGCAGACCCAGACCAAAGCCAACAAAGCTGAGAAGCAGCCCGACGGCACGCTGAAAGTGGAACTCGAAGATGTCAAGACCGGCGAGAAGCGCAGCGAGATTTATGACCGGGTATTGGTGTCGGTGGGCCGCCGTCCACGCAGCGCGGGGCTGAACTTGGAAGGGTTGGGCATCGCCGTTGAGCGCGGGTTTATTACCGTCAACAGCAAGATGCAGACCAACGTGCCGCATATCTACGCCATCGGCGACGTGGCCGGAAACCCCATGCTGGCCCACAAAGCCATGAAGGAAGGGCTGGTGGCCGCCGAGGTCATCGCGGGCGAGCCTGCCGAGATGGACCCGGTGGCGATTCCGGGCGTGGTCTACACCTCACCGGAACTCGCCTGGGTGGGTCTGACCGAAGAAGAAGCCCTCGCCAAGGGCTACAAAATCAAGACCGGCCAGTTTCCGTTTGCCGCCTCGGGCCGCGCCATGACGCTGCAAAGCACCGACGGCTTCGTCAAGATGATCACCGAAGAAGGCACCGACTTGGTGCTGGGCGTGCATATCGTGGGGCCGCACGCTTCGGACATGCTGGGTGAAGCCAGCCTCGGCCTCGAAATGGCCGCCACCGCCAGCGATATCGCCCTGACCATTCACGCCCACCCGACCTTGGGTGAAAGTGTGCTGGAAGCGGCGGAAGCGGTGCATAAGCAGGCCATTCACATCGTCAACCGCTGA